GTCGCGTCGGCGCCCTGCTCGCGGTGGTACGCGTGCAGCTCGGTCAGATCAGCACCGGACAGCACGTCACCGTTGAACACCATCGCGGTGTCATGGCGCAGCTTGGGTGCGACGTTGGCGATACCGCCGCCGGTGCCCAGCGGCTCCTCCTCGGTCACGTAGTCGATCTGCAGGCCCAGCGCGGCGCCGTCGCCGAACTCCTCGGCGAACACCTCCGGCTTATACGACGTGCTGAGGATGACGTGCTCGATGCCGGCGGCGGCGATCCGCGACAGCAGGTGAGTCAGGAAGGGCAGACCCGCGGTCGGCAGCATCGGCTTGGGCGCCGACAGGGTCAGCGGCCGCAGCCGGGTCCCCTTGCCGCCGACGAGGACCACCGCGTCGACTTGGCTCAGTGTCACGGGTGTCCCTTCGTCAATGTGCGGCGGGCGTTGCGCACCGCCAAGTGTGAGCGCACCGCCAGCGCGCCCCGCATGCTCCAGCGCAGCGGGGCCCGCCACCAGCCGGTGTGCCGGTCGGCGAGGTAGGTATAGGTGCTGCGGTGGTGCGCGGCCAGGTTGCGCGCGGGGTCCTTGCCGGTGGCGTGGCCCTTCTGGTGCAACACCTCGGACGACGGCACATAAACGTTGAGCCATCCGGCCTTGGCCAGCCGGTCCCCCAGGTCGACGTCCTCCATATAGAGGAAGTAGCGCTCGTCGAAGCCGCCGATCGCGTCGAACGCGGCCCGGCGCACCAGCAGGCACGCGCCCGAGAGCCACCCGACCGCCCGCTCGCTGGGCTCCAGCCGTTCCTGCCGGTAAGCGCGGGTCCAGGGATTGTTGGGCCACACCGGGCCGACCACGGCGTGCATGCCGCCGCGGATCAGGCTGGGCAGGTGGCGCGCCGAGGGATACACCGAGCCGTCCGGCTCCCGGATCAGCGGACCCAGCGTCGCCGCCTGAGGCCAGCGGGCGGCCGCGTCCAGCAGGGCTTCGATACTGCCCGGACCCCACTGCACGTCGGGGTTGGCCACGATGAGAAATTCGCTGCGCTCGCCGCCCTCGGCGTCCAGCAGCGCCACCCCGGCATTGACCGCTCCGCCGTAGCCCAGGTTGGACCCGGTGTGCAGCAACTGGACGTTGGGATAGCGCTCCGCGGCTTCCTCCGGCGATCCGTCGGTGGATCCGTTGTCGGCCATCACCACCCGCACCGGACGATCGGTCGCCAGCGACAGCGATGCCAGGAAGCGGTCCAGATGCCACCCCGGCGAATAGGTCACCGTCACCACCGGTAGCGCCTCACTCACGGCGTAGAGGTTATCTGGCCAAGGCGGCGGACAGTGCATCGCTCCACCGGCGCAGCGGTGCCAGGCCTGCGCGCGCCGACTCGGCGCCCGACAACGCCGAGTAGCCGGGCCGGGCCGCCGGGCGCGGATGCGCGGCACTGCTGACCGGCCGGACCCGGTCCGGATCGGCGCCGACGGCGGCGAACACCGCGCGGGCCTGTTCGTACCGGCTGGCTGCCCCGGCATTGGCGGCATGCAACACCCGGGCCCTCGGCGGTGCGGCGGCCAATGCCAGCAGCGCATCGACAAGATCGCCGACATAGGTCGGGGAACCGATCTGATCGTCGACCACCTCCACCTCCCCATCGCCCGCGGCCCGTTTCCGCATCACCGCGGCGAAGTCGGAGCCGCCGGCGGCGCCGGTGTAGACCCACGCGGTGCGCACCACCAGAGCATCTGGAGAGGCCGCCAGCACCGCGTTCTCGCCGGCCAGTTTGGTGGCGCCGTAGACGGACAGCGGCCGGGTGGCATCACCCGGTTCGTACGGGCGCGGCGGGGCGCCGCCGAAGTCGCCGTCGAAGACGTAGTCGGTGGAGATGTGGATCAGCCGGGCTCCGGCCCGCGCGCAGGCGGCCGCCAGGTGGCCCGGCCCGGCGGCGTTGACGGCATGGGCACGCTCGGCGTCGGTCTCGGCGGCGTCGACTTGGGTGTAGGCCGCACAGTTGATCAGCACGTCCCCGGCCCGCAAGTCGACGGCGTCGACCGCGGCGGCATCAGTGATGTCGCACTGCGCTGAGGTCAGGGCCAGCACGTCATGGCCTGCCTCGGCGGCGCGGGACGCCAGAAAAGTGCCGACTTGGCCGCCGGCGCCGGTGATCACGATCCGCATGAGCTCGAGCTTATGCGGCGGCTCCAGCTTCACCCCTCCTCCGTCGAGGCTCGCTAAACCGCCAAGCCAATGCGGCGGCTCCAGCTTCACCTCTCCTCCGTCGAGGCTCGCTAAACCGCCGGTCTGCCACGCCGCGCTCGGCTACCGGCGATACAGCAGTTACGCAAGTAATCTGAAGTGATGCCTGCGCAACGTGTGGTTCGTGTGATTGCCACGGTGGCAGCCTTCGCCATCGTCCTGGGCACCGGAGTGGCCTGGAGCCAAGTCCGGTCGTTCGAGGACGGCATATTCCACGTCTCCTCGCTGGCGCTGGGCAATGGCGGATCCGATGGCGCGGTCGACATTCTGCTGGTCGGGATGGACAGCCGCACCGACGCTCACGGCAATCCGCTGACGCCGGAAGAGCTGACCGCACTGCGCGTCGGCGACGACGAGGCCACCAACACCGACACGATCATCCTGGTCCGGATCCCCAACAACGGGAAGTCGGCCACCGCGATCTCGATCCCCCGCGACTCCTACGTGGCGGCACCCGGACTGGACAAGACCAAGATCAATGGCGTGTACGGGGCCACCCGGCTGGAGACCGCCGACGCGCTCGTCGAATCCGGGATGGACCCGATCCAGGCGCAGGCGCGCGGTACCGAGGCGGGCCGCGAGGCCCTGATCAAGACGGTGGCCGATCTGACCGGCGTCACGGTCGACCACTACGCCGAAATCGGACTGCTCGGGTTCGCGCTGATCACCGATGCCCTCGGCGGCGTGGACGTCTGCCTCAAGGAGCCGGTGTACGAGGAGCTCTCCGGCGCGGACTTCCCGGCCGGCTGGCAGCGACTCGGCGGCGCCCAGGCCCTGAGCTTCGTGCGGCAGCGCCACGAACTCCCGCATGGCGACCTGGACCGGGTCCGGCGCCAGCAGACGGTGATGGCGTCGCTGGCCCACCAGGTCATCTCCGGCAAGACCCTGTCCAGCCCCGGCACCCTGTCGCGGCTGCAGGCCGCGGTACAGCGGTCGGTGGTGCTCTCGGCCGGCTGGGACGTGATCGACTTCGTCACCAAGGCCCAAGACCTGGCCGCGGGCAAGGTGGCCTTCGCCACCATCCCGGTGCTCGAGGAAGCCGGCTGGAGCGACGACGGTATGCAGAGCGTGGTGCGCGTTGACCCCGGTCAGGTGGCCGACTGGGTGGCCGGACTGCTGCACGATCAGGACGAGGGCAAGACCGAGCTGCTGGCCTACAACCCGGGAGAGACCACCGCCAGCGTGCTCAACGACACCGACATCAACGGCCTGGCCGCCGCGGTCTCCGGGGTGCTCAACGCCAAGGGATTCGGCACCGGATCGGTCGGCAACAACGAGACCGGGCACGTGCCCACCAGTCAGGTGCAGGCCGCCTCGGCCGACGATCCCGGCGCACACGCGGTGGCCCGGGACCTGGGCGGATTGCCGGTGGTGTCCAACGAGTCGGTCCCGACCGGCTCGGTGCGCGTCGTGCTGGCAGGCGACTACACCGGGCCCGGATCGGGCATGGGCTCCGGCGGCAGCAGCGCGCAGGCGGCCGGCATCTCCAGCTACGACGACGACGAGGCGCCCCAAATCCCCGTTGCGTCACCGATTCTGACCGCGGGTTCCAACGACCCGCAGTGCGTGAACTAACGTCGCTGAGGTGATCAACCTCAGCTCGGCGATCCTTGATCCGATCATGCGCGCCGACCCGGTGGGGCCACGGATCACCTACTACGACGACGCCTCCGCCGAGCGCATCGAACTGTCCGCGGCGACGCTGGCGAACTGGGCGGCCAAGACCGGCAACCTGCTGCGCGACGAGCTCGGTGCCGGCGCGGGCAGTCGCATCGCGGTGTTGTTGCCCGCGCACTGGCAGACGGCGGCGGTGCTGTTCGGCGCCTGGTGGATCGGGGCCGAGGTGCTGCTGAACGCGCCGGACAGCGATGCCGACGTCGCATTGTGCACCGCCGAGCGGCTCGACGAGGCCGACGCGGCGGTGGCCGAAACCGGCGGCGAAGTGGTGGTGCTGTCCCTGGACCCGTTCGGCAGGCAGGCGCCCGACCTGCCGGTGGGCGTCACCGACTATGCGACCGCGGTGCGGGTGCACGGCGACCAGATCGTCGCCGAACGCGCCCCCGGCCCAGCCCTGGCCGGATCGTCGGCCGACGACGTGCTGGCGGCGTGCGAAAAGTGCGCGGCAGCGGTGGGGCTGACATCGTCGGATCGGGTGTGGTCGACCAAGGGCTGGGACAGCCCGACCGAGCTGATCGAGAACATGCTGACGGTGTTCGCCGTGGGCGCGTCCCTTGTGCAGGTCGCCAACTCCGACCCCGACCTGCAGGAGCGCCGCCGGGCCAGCGAGAAGGTCACCCGAAACCTGGATTGACGCGATTTC
The window above is part of the Mycolicibacter sp. MU0102 genome. Proteins encoded here:
- a CDS encoding glycosyltransferase family 2 protein — protein: MSEALPVVTVTYSPGWHLDRFLASLSLATDRPVRVVMADNGSTDGSPEEAAERYPNVQLLHTGSNLGYGGAVNAGVALLDAEGGERSEFLIVANPDVQWGPGSIEALLDAAARWPQAATLGPLIREPDGSVYPSARHLPSLIRGGMHAVVGPVWPNNPWTRAYRQERLEPSERAVGWLSGACLLVRRAAFDAIGGFDERYFLYMEDVDLGDRLAKAGWLNVYVPSSEVLHQKGHATGKDPARNLAAHHRSTYTYLADRHTGWWRAPLRWSMRGALAVRSHLAVRNARRTLTKGHP
- the rfbD gene encoding dTDP-4-dehydrorhamnose reductase; this encodes MRIVITGAGGQVGTFLASRAAEAGHDVLALTSAQCDITDAAAVDAVDLRAGDVLINCAAYTQVDAAETDAERAHAVNAAGPGHLAAACARAGARLIHISTDYVFDGDFGGAPPRPYEPGDATRPLSVYGATKLAGENAVLAASPDALVVRTAWVYTGAAGGSDFAAVMRKRAAGDGEVEVVDDQIGSPTYVGDLVDALLALAAAPPRARVLHAANAGAASRYEQARAVFAAVGADPDRVRPVSSAAHPRPAARPGYSALSGAESARAGLAPLRRWSDALSAALAR
- a CDS encoding LCP family protein produces the protein MPAQRVVRVIATVAAFAIVLGTGVAWSQVRSFEDGIFHVSSLALGNGGSDGAVDILLVGMDSRTDAHGNPLTPEELTALRVGDDEATNTDTIILVRIPNNGKSATAISIPRDSYVAAPGLDKTKINGVYGATRLETADALVESGMDPIQAQARGTEAGREALIKTVADLTGVTVDHYAEIGLLGFALITDALGGVDVCLKEPVYEELSGADFPAGWQRLGGAQALSFVRQRHELPHGDLDRVRRQQTVMASLAHQVISGKTLSSPGTLSRLQAAVQRSVVLSAGWDVIDFVTKAQDLAAGKVAFATIPVLEEAGWSDDGMQSVVRVDPGQVADWVAGLLHDQDEGKTELLAYNPGETTASVLNDTDINGLAAAVSGVLNAKGFGTGSVGNNETGHVPTSQVQAASADDPGAHAVARDLGGLPVVSNESVPTGSVRVVLAGDYTGPGSGMGSGGSSAQAAGISSYDDDEAPQIPVASPILTAGSNDPQCVN